ccaaggctaccagaagacaccttatccttacagcactagggccttggcgcctcctcttccccacccgggagccgtcattctgtgtttctgcccttggcgttgcacgtcctcccatcacaatgcctcAGGAagaccctgagctgtggttgtggggcaggatctcccttcccaggggctggaggccagggctcggccctttgccttcctctcacacattcaggattagccagcatcagacacctctccattgcctttgcctatctgccctcaccgcctccagttttccctcaaacgagcccccaggagcctttggcagtaatggccctagtgggacccattaacgctccaagaaactttcaaaattacatctgacattgacttctggagaggtttcgtcagcttcccctgtgtctgagcttcatgggctcagcaccaaaaccaccagagaggtcaataaaatgccttgagctggtcctctgccactaaactggtccaggcttccgggatggaggaaagtcatggcaaggagctcctctgccaagcgtgagaggagacgagcaggcagagagaggttaaaggcagctgggagtgggaggactctgagagctcacagagagagaaatcttcacagcccttgacacggtaagtctctgggtgcagggcaatgccactgcagttcctgcagggatctcctaaagctctcatagcccaaaacctatgggatctctctcctgggtagagcaggaggacatgctcaagatcagagattctctgctgctccatcagaggcagtggacatttcacagggacttttccagaagcacctcaagacaagcgctacctgggagttgtcctggtttcagctgggagagagttcattttcttcctagaagctgctgtggtttggatttagtatgagactaacgatgatgagacattttggttgagttgttgctgagtagtgtgtatgttaagtcaaggacttgttcagtttcccgtagaaagtgagagggagcacaggcaggacaagctgggcctaggaatattccataccacagacgtcatgctcagtatagaaatgggggttggccgggcggcaggaatccgtgttcgctgctcgggatgggcatcgggtggtaagcaattgtactgcatcactcctggtttcctatattcttttacaatgattgtcattttctttcccgttactggtctatcaaactgtctgtatctcaacccatgagatttttattcctttttctccctcttctccctgttcctctgcagggggccaggggggagtgagtcaaaagctgcgtggtcgttcccccccgacaaggctgaggagtgagctggctctgctcatgtcactgcagctttaggacaaccaggagcttccttgaggttttcctgcaggaatatgctgagcagctcctctgcgttacaagtggattacagatgaggtaactagtgaatgtcagacgctgtaacccctttcccaagtccccgctgctgtggagcagggatgactccttgggagcccacaagcagagctctgctcctcacggcacacttggccagcaacaatgagagctccaacaagggcaatgcagaaagctcccggaaggaaggacacaggcaaagagtgttttcggggcttgggtttggaagggcaggcaatgggaagagatttgctcagagctgtcctgacttgtgagtgtgctttcctcctttggcagtacctcgggaacaaagggatccgatgtccaacggcagctccatcacccacttcctcctgctggcattcgcagacacgcgggagctgcagctcttgcacttctggctcttcctggccatctacctggctgccctcctgggcaatggcctcatcatcactgccgtagcctgtgaccaccgcctccacacccccatgtacttcttcctcctcagcctcgccctcctcgacctgggctgcatctccaccactctgcccaatgCCATGGCCAGTTCCCTCTGGAACACCAGGACCATCTCCTACTTGGGATGTGTTgctcagctctttcttttttccttcttgatgtcagcagagttttatcttctgacagtcatggcctacgaccgctatgttgccatctgcaaacccctgcactatgggtccctcctgggcagcagagcttgtgtccacatggcagcagctgcctggggaacTGGTTTTCTCAGTGGTCTTCTTcacactgccaatacattttcactgccACTCTGCCAAGGCAATAGCCtcgaccagttcttctgtgaaatcccccagatcctcaaggtctcctgctcacactcctacctcagggaattTTGGCTTCTTGTGGTTGGTGCATGTTTAAtacttggttgttttgttttcattgtagtgtcctatgtgcagatcttcagagtCGTTCTGAGGATTCCCTcgcagcagggacggcacaaagccttttccacgtgccttccTCATCTGGTCGTTGTCTCCCTGTTTATCAGCACTGccacatttgcctacctgaagcccccctccctcttttccccatccctgcatcttGCTGTGTCCGTTCTCTACTCAGTGGTGCCTACAGCAGTCAATCCCCTCATCTACAGcgtgaggaaccaggagctcaaggattcCCTGAGGAAACTCATCAACGGATCTTGCACCATCAACAGTAAtttgcctcctcttctctgcATAGATCCAAGAGTTTAGTTGAGGCCAGGcgtgtgttgtttttattttctctgttaatcATACTTGGAGTAATCGTTTGGGTTCATAGAACTCCTCTTGAGGCTCTGTCTTTTTGTGTCTGATCCTTGAAGAACCACGTGTCACCTTTTTCCTCCCTAATAGCATCTCTGTAATCGAAGGAGATCTCCTGAGTGCAGTGCCTGAAGGCGGGGCTCTCCTTGATAGACTTGTGGCTAAGAACTAGGTCAAGGAACTGGACTTTCCAAGtgtctttccaccttgttttgggGAATaatgtcacagtagcactggcatattttagacacCAAGCACTTGGTTGAAGTCTCTCTtcttggtgtagaggggcagTAGATATGGTACATGACCTGCCAGtaacattcctcaggctgtcacaggtatgatggggctgatggcagatttctGTCCATGTGGAAAGGCTCCTGGAGTGGTCAGGAAAGGACGGGGACACTCCATGTACTCTCGGGTGGGAAGTGAACGGCGACTCAGATGGTAAAACACTCTCAGAGATCAGGTCTCTCCAGAACAAATAACTCCAGCCAGgtacccacaagccaggactctgcagggccgtgggaggcagtgaagatgtagtgggcagagggaagggag
Above is a genomic segment from Chroicocephalus ridibundus chromosome 18, bChrRid1.1, whole genome shotgun sequence containing:
- the LOC134525062 gene encoding olfactory receptor 14A16-like, translating into MSNGSSITHFLLLAFADTRELQLLHFWLFLAIYLAALLGNGLIITAVACDHRLHTPMYFFLLSLALLDLGCISTTLPNAMASSLWNTRTISYLGCVAQLFLFSFLMSAEFYLLTVMAYDRYVAICKPLHYGSLLGSRACVHMAAAAWGTGFLSGLLHTANTFSLPLCQGNSLDQFFCEIPQILKVSCSHSYLREFWLLVVGACLILGCFVFIVVSYVQIFRVVLRIPSQQGRHKAFSTCLPHLVVVSLFISTATFAYLKPPSLFSPSLHLAVSVLYSVVPTAVNPLIYSVRNQELKDSLRKLINGSCTINSNLPPLLCIDPRV